The following are encoded together in the Pedobacter steynii genome:
- a CDS encoding M16 family metallopeptidase, with translation MKKKLLLLACFLITGTSIMAQSGFQWKTASSGGYTYKYVTNDPTKSRFYTLKNGLTVILSANAKEPKIEYRMSVRAGSNTDPRTATGLAHYLEHLLFKGTDKFGTLDFAKEKPLLDKIDGLYEQYNKTTDPIKRKAIYAQIDQTSGEASNYSIANEYDKMMKAIGGQSTNAHTWYEETVYNEDFPSNATDKFLALQAERFHNPIFRIFHTELEAVYEEKNRGLDEDAWKVEEKTAELLFPTHNYGQQTTIGTIEHLKNPSLVEIRKYYNKYYVPNNMALAMAGDFNPDEMIKKVDQSFSFMQNKPVELYQPAPEKPLTKIQKLDIYGPSAESVRLSYRGYAENSNQSLLLDLISSILANGKAGLIDINLNKQQSVLRAGAGYQQMKDYGVFTLNAQPKQGQTLEQAKQLLLDQINILKKGEFDESLIKATVANQKLSLLQSFDNNDFRVETITNEFILNRATKWDKSLGGQDAMAKLTKKQVTDFANQFFKDNYVITYKHKGEDKSIAKVEKPAITPVKTNATETSPFAKNLLAMPSTEIAPKFLDYQKDLSFGKAGIADVIEVQNKENSIFRLTYRFEMGAWNNKLMPYAAQYLAFLATDKYSAEEISKEFYNIACNYTFSVSNEVATINISGLQENFDKAVTLVEHILANCKPNEEALTGLKSRILKSRENNKLNKAMILNGLMSYAQYGASNPSNYTLTNNEVNNITSADLLAILHNVNNFEHTITYYGPQDLAEFTANITKLHKLPATFTPEPPVKKFVYTNNTTNQVYFADYDMVQSEIRWVRNAGKYEADLAGKVNLFNSYFGGGMGSIVFQTIRESKALAYSTFAVYSAPDRADKQYAMVAYVGSQADKMNDAVKGMNELLTDLPESAKSFEASKYNAMNVIETDRISKDGIIASYFANKKLGIDHDGRIDEYNELKPLTFTDIKAFHTNNVANKPYNYCIVASEKKVKLEDMQKFGTVNKLTLEQIFGY, from the coding sequence ATGAAGAAGAAATTATTACTGCTCGCCTGTTTTCTGATTACAGGAACGAGCATAATGGCTCAATCCGGTTTTCAATGGAAAACGGCAAGCTCCGGTGGTTATACGTATAAATACGTCACCAATGACCCTACAAAATCCCGTTTTTATACTTTAAAGAATGGATTAACGGTTATTTTATCAGCAAATGCAAAAGAACCAAAGATTGAATACCGCATGAGTGTCAGAGCTGGCAGTAATACAGATCCACGTACTGCCACGGGGCTGGCACATTACCTGGAGCACCTTCTTTTTAAAGGAACGGATAAATTCGGGACTTTGGATTTTGCGAAAGAAAAACCTTTATTAGATAAAATTGACGGTCTTTATGAGCAATACAATAAGACTACCGATCCTATAAAGCGTAAAGCCATCTATGCTCAGATTGACCAGACTTCCGGTGAAGCATCGAATTATTCTATTGCTAATGAATATGATAAAATGATGAAAGCGATTGGTGGCCAATCCACCAATGCACATACCTGGTATGAAGAAACGGTTTATAATGAAGATTTTCCTTCCAATGCGACAGATAAGTTTCTTGCTTTACAGGCAGAACGTTTCCACAATCCTATTTTCCGTATTTTTCATACTGAACTGGAAGCTGTTTATGAGGAGAAAAACCGCGGACTGGATGAGGATGCCTGGAAGGTAGAAGAGAAAACGGCAGAATTGTTATTCCCTACCCATAATTATGGCCAGCAGACCACCATTGGAACAATAGAGCACCTCAAAAATCCTTCTTTGGTAGAAATCAGAAAATATTACAACAAATATTATGTCCCGAACAACATGGCACTGGCTATGGCGGGAGATTTCAATCCGGATGAAATGATTAAAAAAGTAGATCAGTCTTTCTCTTTCATGCAGAATAAACCAGTGGAACTGTATCAGCCTGCTCCGGAAAAACCTCTGACAAAAATCCAAAAACTGGACATCTATGGTCCAAGTGCAGAAAGCGTTCGCCTATCTTACAGAGGATATGCAGAGAACAGCAATCAAAGTTTACTACTGGATCTGATCTCCAGCATCCTTGCAAATGGGAAAGCCGGTTTGATTGACATCAACCTGAACAAACAGCAAAGCGTGCTTCGTGCAGGTGCAGGTTATCAGCAAATGAAAGATTATGGCGTCTTTACATTGAACGCTCAGCCTAAACAAGGGCAGACTTTAGAACAAGCCAAACAACTGCTGCTGGACCAGATCAATATTCTGAAAAAAGGAGAATTTGATGAAAGCCTGATCAAAGCTACAGTTGCCAATCAAAAATTAAGTTTATTGCAATCTTTCGATAACAATGATTTTCGCGTGGAGACGATTACCAATGAATTTATTCTGAATCGCGCCACTAAATGGGATAAGTCTTTAGGCGGACAAGATGCCATGGCAAAGCTGACTAAAAAGCAGGTAACAGACTTTGCCAATCAGTTTTTTAAAGACAATTATGTCATCACTTATAAGCATAAAGGCGAAGACAAAAGCATTGCAAAAGTAGAGAAACCGGCCATTACCCCGGTAAAGACCAATGCTACCGAAACCTCTCCTTTTGCAAAGAATTTATTGGCCATGCCTTCCACAGAGATTGCGCCTAAGTTCCTGGACTACCAGAAAGACCTTTCTTTTGGTAAAGCAGGAATCGCTGACGTAATTGAAGTGCAAAACAAAGAAAACAGCATTTTCCGGTTAACTTACCGTTTTGAGATGGGTGCATGGAATAATAAACTAATGCCTTATGCTGCTCAGTACCTTGCATTCCTGGCTACAGATAAATATAGTGCGGAAGAAATCAGCAAGGAATTTTATAACATTGCCTGTAACTATACTTTCTCGGTAAGTAATGAAGTAGCAACTATCAATATCAGCGGATTACAGGAAAACTTCGATAAGGCTGTTACCCTGGTAGAGCACATTTTAGCCAATTGTAAGCCCAATGAAGAAGCTTTGACCGGACTGAAAAGCAGAATACTGAAATCCAGAGAAAACAACAAACTAAATAAAGCAATGATCCTGAACGGATTAATGAGTTATGCACAATATGGAGCCAGCAATCCTTCCAATTATACTTTAACGAATAATGAGGTCAATAACATTACCTCTGCAGATTTACTGGCTATTCTGCATAATGTGAATAACTTTGAACATACCATCACTTATTATGGGCCGCAGGATTTAGCTGAATTTACAGCGAACATCACGAAGCTGCATAAACTTCCGGCAACCTTTACGCCTGAGCCTCCGGTAAAAAAATTCGTTTATACCAATAATACAACCAATCAGGTTTATTTTGCAGATTACGATATGGTGCAGTCAGAGATCCGGTGGGTAAGAAACGCCGGTAAGTATGAAGCCGATCTTGCAGGCAAAGTGAACCTGTTCAATAGCTATTTTGGCGGTGGTATGGGCTCCATTGTTTTCCAGACCATCAGGGAATCTAAGGCATTGGCTTACTCTACTTTTGCAGTGTATTCGGCTCCAGACAGAGCAGACAAACAATACGCAATGGTAGCTTATGTTGGCAGCCAGGCCGACAAGATGAATGATGCGGTAAAAGGGATGAACGAGTTGTTGACTGATCTGCCAGAGTCGGCTAAATCATTTGAAGCCTCCAAATACAATGCAATGAATGTAATTGAAACGGACAGGATCAGTAAAGATGGCATCATTGCCAGTTATTTTGCCAATAAAAAACTGGGAATAGATCATGATGGCAGAATTGATGAATACAATGAACTGAAACCCTTAACTTTTACAGATATCAAAGCTTTCCATACCAATAATGTAGCCAATAAGCCTTATAATTATTGCATTGTTGCTTCAGAGAAAAAGGTAAAATTAGAGGATATGCAGAAATTTGGAACGGTTAACAAATTGACATTAGAACAGATATTTGGTTATTAA
- a CDS encoding CsbD family protein, which translates to MDKLELKGKWNEIKGKVKQAYADLTDDDLKYEEGKDEELYGKLQQKTGKTRDELVTWIKSL; encoded by the coding sequence ATGGATAAGTTAGAATTAAAAGGAAAATGGAATGAGATCAAGGGTAAAGTAAAACAAGCTTATGCGGATCTTACAGATGATGATTTGAAATATGAAGAGGGGAAAGATGAGGAGTTGTATGGAAAGTTACAACAGAAAACAGGAAAGACCCGTGATGAACTGGTCACCTGGATCAAATCATTGTAA
- a CDS encoding stationary phase survival protein SurE produces the protein MLNKVKDSVFLGLGIGILVPGILGSIAWFLMHRYAFLAKADLLLIACIAANAGLLHYFFKLNKENLGRGIISATFLWAFVFFFYKINQ, from the coding sequence ATGTTAAATAAGGTTAAAGATTCGGTATTTTTAGGTCTGGGGATCGGAATTTTGGTCCCCGGTATCCTTGGAAGTATTGCCTGGTTCCTCATGCACCGTTATGCTTTCCTGGCGAAAGCAGACTTATTGCTGATTGCCTGTATTGCTGCCAATGCCGGATTATTGCATTACTTCTTTAAACTGAATAAGGAAAACCTGGGAAGAGGAATTATTAGTGCTACTTTTTTATGGGCATTTGTGTTCTTTTTCTATAAAATCAATCAATAA
- the surE gene encoding 5'/3'-nucleotidase SurE, translated as MTKQNSKPNILVVNDDGITAPGIKNLIDVMKELGHVVVVAPDGPQSGMGHAITIGKPLRFDRVDLYEGVEMYKCSGTPVDCVKLAVNKIFKGKKPDLCVSGINHGLNNSINVIYSGTMSAAVEGAIEGIPSIGFSLDDFSEGADFSHCKKFIKSISEEVLKHGLPQATLLNVNFPRGAELKGIKICRQANAKWAEEFDERKDPYERPYYWLTGVFQNNDKGEDTDVWALENGFVSVVPVQFDLTAHHAIPILNSWTFDVK; from the coding sequence ATGACGAAACAAAATTCTAAACCTAATATTTTAGTGGTAAACGATGATGGAATCACGGCACCTGGAATCAAAAATCTGATTGATGTGATGAAAGAGCTTGGCCATGTTGTTGTCGTAGCACCTGATGGCCCGCAGTCGGGAATGGGGCATGCCATTACCATCGGAAAACCATTGCGTTTTGATCGCGTTGATCTTTACGAGGGTGTAGAAATGTACAAATGTTCCGGTACTCCGGTAGATTGTGTGAAACTGGCTGTAAATAAGATTTTCAAAGGTAAGAAACCTGATTTATGTGTTTCAGGAATTAACCATGGACTGAATAACTCTATCAATGTGATTTACTCAGGAACGATGTCTGCAGCTGTTGAGGGAGCAATCGAAGGAATTCCTTCCATAGGATTCTCTCTGGATGATTTTTCTGAAGGTGCAGATTTCAGCCATTGCAAAAAGTTTATTAAATCTATCTCTGAAGAAGTATTGAAGCATGGTCTGCCGCAGGCAACCTTATTGAATGTCAACTTCCCGAGAGGAGCGGAGCTGAAAGGTATCAAAATATGCAGACAGGCAAATGCGAAATGGGCAGAAGAGTTTGATGAGCGTAAAGATCCTTATGAGCGGCCCTACTACTGGTTAACAGGTGTATTTCAAAACAATGATAAAGGAGAAGATACGGATGTATGGGCCCTGGAAAATGGTTTTGTATCTGTTGTTCCGGTACAGTTTGACCTCACTGCACACCATGCTATCCCAATTTTAAACTCCTGGACATTTGATGTTAAATAA